The Anaeromyxobacter sp. Fw109-5 genomic interval GGCCTGGTGGTCTCCGCCTTGGCCCTCGAGCTCGTACAGCGACGTCCCGAGCCGCCGGTAGCCGCGATCGCGCGCGAGCACGTCGAGGTGGAGGGTCGGCCAGTCGGAGAGGACCAGCTCCAGGTCCCGCGTGCCGGTGTACGTCTTCACGTAGCCCTTGCACGCCTCGCACACGTCGAGCCGCAGGCCGGGCTCCTGCTCGAGCTCGAGCACGCCGAGCCGGTTCGCGTCCTCGTTGTCGCAGAACGGGCAGGCCACGCGCTTGAAGGTCCACCGCGTCCGGCAGCAGCCGCACGCGAGCTGCCGGCCGCGCCCCTCCGCCACCGAGACGAGGGTGCCCATGGTCGGGGCCGATCCGCACGTCGGGCACTCGCCGCGGCGCCAGCGCTCCTCGTCGCGCCAGCGGTCGAACTCCGCCACGATCGGCGCGAGGACGCGCTGCAGGGCCGTCCACCCGAGGTACCGCACCAGCCCGCCGCCCTCCGGCTGGCCCTTCTCCGGCGAGCCGCACACCAGCCACGCGATCGCGGCCTCCGCGGCCCGGGGCGCGCTGAGCGCCTCGTCGAGGGCCTTCGCCGCCGTGGCGATGGCGGGGGGCAGCGCCGCCCGGGAGACGGCCGCCGTCACCGCGCGGAGGGCCGCCGCCCCCTCGGGCGCCACGTCCAGCCCGGCGCGCGCGCTCCGCAGGAGCGGTACTCCCGCGGCGAGATCCGCTGCGTACGCGTCCCACGCCGGGCGGCGCGCGATGGGCGCCGCCTGGGCGGCGGCGGCCTCGACCAGCGCCTGGAAGGCGGCGACGCCCTCCAGGTAGGGGTGGGCCTCGATCCACTTCTTCGTCGAAGCGTCGTTCATGTTCATCGTCGTCAGATCCTAGCAAGTGAGAAGGCCCCCGGCCGCGAGCGACCGGGGGCCTTCCGTCGTTCGATACGGCGGCGCCGCTACGCGGCGGCGTCGGCCTGCCGCTCCGGCTCCGCCTCCACCGCCGCGCCCTGCTTCGGCAGCACCGGCATGTGCCGGACCGCGAGGCCGAACAGGAAGATGGTGGCGGCGATGAGGCCGATGGAGATGCCCCACTCGACCACGCTCGGGAAGTAGGACTGCGGCGCGATCTGCGGCGCGGCCCCCTTCAGCTCCATCCCGAACACGACCACGTTCACGCGGTTGAGCACGATCCCGCCGGTCGCGAGGAACGCTCCGAGCGCCAGCGTCCGGGGGTTCTCGCGCAGCTTCGCGACGCCGAGGAGGGCGAGGGGCAGGATGCCGCCCGCCACCAGCTCCACGAGGATGAGCCCGGCCTTGGGGCCGGTCAGCGCCGCGGCGAGCTGGCCGCGCACCGCGAGGTCGCCCACGCGGAAGGCGAGGTACACCGCGAGCGCCCAGAACGCGATCTTACCGAGCGACGCGAGCTGGTCCATGCGCAGCTGCCGCTTGAACCCCTTCGCGATCCACATCTCGATGAGCACCATGAGCGCGGTGCCCGCCGCGACGGCGGAGAGGAAGAAGTAGACCGGCATGACCGGCGACCACCACGCCTTCGAGAGCTTGTCGGGCATGAGGAGGAACAGCGACCCGAGCGAGCTCTGGTGCATCGTGGAGAGCGTCACCGCCGCGATGGCGAGCATGATGGGCTCGGCCTTCTTGCCCGGCTGCGCGCGGAAGGCCCAGGCCATGAAGCCGAAGGTCGCCGCCGCGAGGCCCGTGTACACGAGGTTGCGCGACATCAGGTACACGAAGAGCGAGACCGCCGCGACCACGTAGACGGGCGACCAGCGCTTCCAGGTCTCCATCGCCGCCTTGAGGCCCCACCGGTCGAACGGCACCGGCAGGAACTCGGCGAGGAGGACGGTCACGTAGAGGCCGACGCACCACGAGACCTCGAACATGGCCGAGTGCTCGGGGGCGTTCAGCGCGAGCTGGTAGAAGTGCCACGGCAGGCCGAGGTCGGCGAGGAGCGTCACCGTGACGAACGAGTAGCTGAGGAGCCCCATCAGCACGGCGGACCGGCCGATGGAGTAGAGGTCCTTGCGCTGGAACACGTAGATGAGGCCCGCCGTCGCGAACGCGCCGGCCGCCACCGCGATCCAGACGAGGTCGAAGACGATCCAGAGGCCCCAGGCCCAGGTGTCGGAGAGGTTGGTGGAGCCGCCCAGGCCGAGCGCGAAGCGGGCGATGAACGACGCGCCGCCGAACGCCATGAGCGCCGCGAGGAAGACGTTCGCGGGCGTCCACAGCTTCGACTTCACCGGCGCGAACTCGAGGTGGTGGTCGTGCCCCTCGTCCCTGTGGGCCTTCCCCGCGCCCTTGGCGTGCTTCATGGGCGTCGGCTCCACCTTCTGGACCTCCTGACGGCGCTTGTGCAGGGCGTAGGCCCCGCCGAGCGCCGCGCCCACGCCGATCACCGCGGGCGGCACGGCCCCGAGGGCGACGGCGCTGCGCTTCGGGTAGCTCTCGTTCCCGACCTCCGGGAACCCGAGCTCCGAGAACGGCACGCTGGCGAGGTACAGCATGTTCGTGCCGCCGGCCTCCTGCTCGCCGTAGATGCGGTCCACGTACTTCCCGGGGCTCGCCGCCATGCGCTCGCGCGCCTCGCGGAGGAGCTCCTCGCGGTCGCCGAACTTCAGCGCGCCCGCCGGGCACTGCTTCACGCACGCCGGGAGCGCGATCGCCGCGGCGAACCGCTGGTGATCGTCCGCGCTGAGCGCGTCGCCGTTACGCACCGTCGGCGCGGGCTGCAGCGCCCGGTCGTGGCACATGTCGCACTTCTGGATGGTGGGCGCGAGCGAGTCCCACTCCGCCATGGGCACGCCCCACGGGCAGGCCCACATGCAGTAGCGGCAGCCGATGCACTTCGACTCGTCGTAGACGACCGGCCCTTCCTTCGTCTTGTGAATGGCCGTCACCGGGCAGGCCGACGCGCAGGCCGGCTCGTCACAGTGCATGCACTGCCGCTTGGCGAAGGCGTACTGCAGGCCGCCCGGCGCGCTCGGGGCGTCCACCTCGTGCGTGGTGATGACGCACAGGGTCTTCGCCGAGAGCGTGAGCGGGTTCTGCAGGCCGACGGCCGCGTTCAGCTGCGTCCGCTCGGCCGGCATGTCGTTCCACTGCTTGCAGGTGACCTGGCACGAGCGGCACCCGATGCACTTCGTCGTGTCGATCAACGTGGCGTTGCTCATGGTCTTTCCTTTCGGAGGCGTCGCGGCCGTGAGGCCGCTACGCCACCGCCTCCGCCACGCGCACCACGTTGACGAGGCAGGCCTTCGTCTCCTGCGTGCCCGCGCCGGGGTCCACCGCGTCGATGGTCAGCACGTTCGTCGACGGACCGGTCGAGAGCCCCTTGAAACCCCAGTTGTAGGGCATCCACACCACCGGCACGTCCTGCCCGGCGATCTTCATGACCTGCATGCGCTTCGTGACGACGGCCTTCACGACCATCTCACCGCGCGCCGACGAGACCTTCACCCGGTCGCCGCCCTTCACGTGCAGCTGCTCGGCGAGCTGCGTGGGCAGCTCCACGACGCACTCCGGCTGCAGCTCGTTGAGCCAGGGCACGTTGCGGGTGGTGGACCCGGCGCACCAGTGCTCCGCGATGGAGGACGTCATGAGGACGTACGGGAAGTCCTTCGCCGTCCCGACGGGCTGCTTGCCCGGGACGCGCGGGTACTTCACGCACGGGTTGTGCTGGACGGTCGGGTGCAGCACGTTCGCGACCGGGCTCTCGATCGGCTCGTAGAACTCGGGGAACGGGCCGTCCTTGGGCGTGTACGAGCCGTCGCGCGGCAGCCCCTTCTCCTTCGCGTCCGGGTCCTTGTAGACGGCGGCCATGAGCCGGCCGACGCCCTCGCCCGTCATGCGGAAGGCGCGCTGCCCCTCCGGCGTGTCCGGGCCCTTCGTGGGGTCCGGCACGTCC includes:
- a CDS encoding formate dehydrogenase accessory protein FdhE, whose product is MNMNDASTKKWIEAHPYLEGVAAFQALVEAAAAQAAPIARRPAWDAYAADLAAGVPLLRSARAGLDVAPEGAAALRAVTAAVSRAALPPAIATAAKALDEALSAPRAAEAAIAWLVCGSPEKGQPEGGGLVRYLGWTALQRVLAPIVAEFDRWRDEERWRRGECPTCGSAPTMGTLVSVAEGRGRQLACGCCRTRWTFKRVACPFCDNEDANRLGVLELEQEPGLRLDVCEACKGYVKTYTGTRDLELVLSDWPTLHLDVLARDRGYRRLGTSLYELEGQGGDHQA
- a CDS encoding 4Fe-4S dicluster domain-containing protein, which encodes MSNATLIDTTKCIGCRSCQVTCKQWNDMPAERTQLNAAVGLQNPLTLSAKTLCVITTHEVDAPSAPGGLQYAFAKRQCMHCDEPACASACPVTAIHKTKEGPVVYDESKCIGCRYCMWACPWGVPMAEWDSLAPTIQKCDMCHDRALQPAPTVRNGDALSADDHQRFAAAIALPACVKQCPAGALKFGDREELLREARERMAASPGKYVDRIYGEQEAGGTNMLYLASVPFSELGFPEVGNESYPKRSAVALGAVPPAVIGVGAALGGAYALHKRRQEVQKVEPTPMKHAKGAGKAHRDEGHDHHLEFAPVKSKLWTPANVFLAALMAFGGASFIARFALGLGGSTNLSDTWAWGLWIVFDLVWIAVAAGAFATAGLIYVFQRKDLYSIGRSAVLMGLLSYSFVTVTLLADLGLPWHFYQLALNAPEHSAMFEVSWCVGLYVTVLLAEFLPVPFDRWGLKAAMETWKRWSPVYVVAAVSLFVYLMSRNLVYTGLAAATFGFMAWAFRAQPGKKAEPIMLAIAAVTLSTMHQSSLGSLFLLMPDKLSKAWWSPVMPVYFFLSAVAAGTALMVLIEMWIAKGFKRQLRMDQLASLGKIAFWALAVYLAFRVGDLAVRGQLAAALTGPKAGLILVELVAGGILPLALLGVAKLRENPRTLALGAFLATGGIVLNRVNVVVFGMELKGAAPQIAPQSYFPSVVEWGISIGLIAATIFLFGLAVRHMPVLPKQGAAVEAEPERQADAAA